The Littorina saxatilis isolate snail1 linkage group LG1, US_GU_Lsax_2.0, whole genome shotgun sequence nucleotide sequence CAAAGGGAGACCATGGCAGCTATTTTCCTCGATCCGTAAagaccaaattaattaattatgcttaattTGGAGCTCAACCTGTCAATTTATTCACAAGAATTATTCTTTGCTTTAAATATAAATgacttttggccaaaaataaGTCAACAGTAACCCTGGATTGTCagctatgaatttacaacgcagCTTTTTTGTGTCATGTTGGTAGGAATCACTTCATTGATATCATTATTTTAAGTTAtccacacacaacaatcaatgTAGCGACCGCCATTTTGGCTGACTATGGTTCGCCCACACTACGGTTTCAGCGAAGCGACCAGGGGAGTGACATGCGCAGTCGGCTAACTAGACTAGACGAGAGTAGGCCACTAAAACTTGCTCTATATATCACTCTGAATTATTACCGCGTTATCAGAGACGCGAGGGCTCACTACACTTGCGAAGATACACCAGCAGTAGGTCAATGGTAAGGTAAAGCAAACAGTACACACGTGTGACAAGCCAGTGGTCTGTCTGACAGTTTAGACGAGTTGTTTGTCTCGGGAGAAGTCAGTGTGGCAACATGGAGGAATTCAAAGGGAAAGTTGTCCTGATCACAGGTAAACTGTTTCTTTGTGCTCCATATTCAAAATCATGCCTACAAGTGCCGAGAAACAAAAACTACATCATATCTAAGCTGACAAACTGTAACTACCGGCCGGTTGTGGCTTCTGTGTACTTGATTCGTTCTGACGATGACTGCATGTTTGGAAGTGGGAAATGTATCGAATTGGCTTTCTCTCACCGTACTGCACTGTGTATGACAGGTTCCATTGCGGGAATGGGGGCAGGGACAGCGGCGTGTACCTGGCTGCcagagggggagggaagggggggggcagGCTTTCTTTCACCGTACTGCACTGTGTATGGCAGGTTCCAGTGCGGGAATGGGGGCAGGGACAGCGGCGTGTACCTGGCTGCcagagggggagggaagggggggggctTTCTTTCACCGTACTGCACTGTGTATGGCAGGTTCCAGTGCGGGAATGGGGGCAGGGACAGCGGCGTGTACCTGGCTGCcggagggagggggggcaggCTTTCTTTCACCGTGCTGTACTGTGCATGACAGGTTCGCGTGCGGGAATGGGGGCAGGGACGTACAGCCGTGTACCTGGCTGCcggaggggggagggaaggggggggggcaggcttTCTCTCACCGTACTGCACTGTGTATGACAGGTTCCAGGGCGTGAATAGGGGCAGGGACAGCTGTGTACCTGGCTGCCGGaggggggaggaaggggggggggggggctttcttTCACCGTGCTGCACTGTGTATGACAGGTTCCAGGGCGGAAATGGGGGAAGGGACAGCCGTGTACCTGGCtgccggaggggggggggggggggggggggagggggggacagGCTTTCGTTTTTCCCCGTGCTGTACTGTGCATGACAGGTTCGAGTGCGGGAATGGGGGCAGGGACAGCCGTGTACCTGGCtgccggaggggggggggaaggggggggacaGGCTTTCTTTCACAGTACTGCACTGTATGGCAGGTTCCAGTGCGGGAATGGGGGCAGGGACAGCCGTGTACCTGGCTGCcggagggggagggaagggggggggggcaggcttTCTTTCACCGTACTGCACTGTGTATGGCAGGTTCCAGTGCGGGAATGGGGGCAGGGACAGCCGTGTACCTGGCTGCcggagggggagggaagggggggggggcaggcttTCTCTCTCCGTACTGCACTGTGTATGGCAGGTTCCAGGACGTGAATGGGGGCAGGGACAGCCGTGTACCTGGCTGCCGGtgccggaggggggggggggggtaggcttTCTTTCACCGTACTGCACTGTGTATGGCAGGTTCCAGTGCAGGAATTGGGGCAGGGACAGCCGTGTACCTGGCtgccggagggggggggggaagggggggggagacaggcTTTTTTTCACCTTACTGCACTGTGTATGTCAGGTTGCAGGGCTTTCTCTCACTGTCCTGTACTGTGCATGACAGGTTCGAGTGCGGGAATTGGGGCAGGGACAGCCGTATATAAGCCCTACCTGGCTGCCCGGGGGGCCAGACTTTCTCTCACAGTAGACACTATGTATGACAGGTTCGAGTGCGGGAATAGGGGCAGGGATAGCCGTGTACCTGGCTGCCCGGGGGGCCAGACTTTCTCTCACAGTACTGCACTGTGTATGACAGGTTCGAGTGCGGGAATAGGGGCAGGGATAGCCGTGTACCTGGCTGCCCGGGGGGCCAGACTTTCTCTCACCGGCAGGGACCAAGGCAAACTGAGGGGCGTGGCACAGCGCTGTGTGGAGGCGGGAGTGACAGAACAAGATGTATGTGACTCCTATCTGTGTTCCTATTTTCTAGTTTTTACTCTGACTTTCTGTATTTTACTGTACACACTGTATATAATTTGCAATTTACAATAAaagaagaataaaaacaaaaaatcccaCATTTTACCTCAAATCTTCTggacacacacgtacgcacgtacagGCCTACACCGGTCCCACAGAAACgggacacagaaacagacacacataaacacacagacacagagacatagacacagacttacaaacactcacacacacacacacacacacgccggcgCGCGCACtcgcgcacgaacgcacgcacacgcaagcacacacatcgAAACTGATCACACGTGCACATGCAGTGacacagagagaatgagagacagagcgaTTCACAAAGAAAATGCGAagggaagtgagagagagatcgagcATAAGACAGGTAGAGACCCTGAGAAAAACCGACAAATGCACAATAGCTTTGCATCTCAGTTTACTGCGTTCACATGTACACCACTTCTCACCTGAAGGTACTGACCACTGCTGGCGACCTGACGGACGAGACGTTCAGGAACCAACTGGTCACTCGGACTGTGAACACCTTTGGTCAGCTCGACGTTCTGGTCAGTGTTCGTTTTGCCATTAAACACATATTTCATTCGAGTCACT carries:
- the LOC138967498 gene encoding uncharacterized oxidoreductase SSP0419-like isoform X4, which translates into the protein MSGCRAFSHCPVLCMTGSSAGIGAGTAVYKPYLAARGARLSLTVDTMYDRFECGNRGRDSRVPGCPGGQTFSHSTALCMTGSSAGIGAGIAVYLAARGARLSLTGRDQGKLRGVAQRCVEAGVTEQDVLTTAGDLTDETFRNQLVTRTVNTFGQLDVLVNNAGLGNGGNLSDPGQMESFNDLMNLNVNAHVSISKLAIPHLLGSRGHSTEPCGTPNSAVEEWWLFCVLPIKYDSNQASAVPEIP